The genomic window GATATACAGTAATTAATAATTTAATTTTTGAGGATGATAATTTAACTTTAGAGGAAAAGTACTTTTTAATTGTACTTAAGAGATTTCATTATAAAGATATAGGAGAAATATACCCAACTTATAAGGTATTAATGAGTTTATGTAGCACAAAAAGAAGAGCTAAAGTATCTAAGCTTATTAAATCTTTAATGAGTAAGGATTATATAGAAGTAAAAAAGATTAAAGGTTGTAATTGCTATTACTTTAAAAAAGATTATTTGCTAGAAGATTTTCAAGTGACATCGAATCCTAATAATAGGACAGAGAACAATCCTAATAATGAAACTAGAAATAATAATCGTAGTTCTAAAAATAGTTATTGTGAATGTTCCAAAAATGAAACACTAAAAATACAAAATAAAAAAATATATATAAATATAATAAATCACTGGAATAGTAGTGGGATTTTAGAAGCTAATATAGATAGAAAAACTATAGATGCTATAGATATAATCTTAAAGAAATATGATTTTGAAGAAATTATCCAAGGTATAGATAATTATGGAATAGTTTATAGAAGTCAGCATTATTATAACTATGTTTGGACATTAGAAGGATTTTTAACAAAGGAAAATGGGTTAAGTAGATTTATTAGAAATGGTGACATATGGACAAGCTATCTTTTCAATAGTGAAAAAAAGAAAGGTTATATAAATATTGAGGATTATATAGATTAATGGTGATAGGGATGATTAATAAGGAAGAGAGAATTCTAGAATATATAAACTGGTTATATAGTGATTATAATGATATAGGATTTAAAAGTGATATTTCTAAGTTAGATGAGGTTCTTGGAAATTTTCAAAAAGGAAGGTTAATAACTATATTTTCAAGAAGTGGTGTTGGGAAAAGCACATTAGCACTACAAATTGCTTTAAATATGATGATAAATGGAAATAAGATATTTTTTGGAAGTGGAGAAATGAGTGAAAAAGAGGTTTTTAGCAAAATGGCATCAAGTTATTGTTTAATAAAATATAAAGATATAATAGAAAGAAACTTAGATTTAGAAGAAAAGGAAAAGATAAAAGACTTTGCAAATGAAATTATAAATAAGGACTTTTATGTTTCTAATAAAACTAACTTAAGAGAGGTTGTAAATGAAATAAAATCTTATAAGAAAAAGTTTGGATTAGATGTTTTATTTATAGATTATGTAAATAAATATGTAGGAGGAATAGAAGGAAATACATTAAGCGAAAAAATAGGAGTAGTTACTTCAGTATTAAAGGAATTAGCATTAAGGGAGGATATATGTGTTGTATTATTAGCACAAGCAAATAGATTAG from Clostridium septicum includes these protein-coding regions:
- a CDS encoding helix-turn-helix domain-containing protein gives rise to the protein MNEKGYTVINNLIFEDDNLTLEEKYFLIVLKRFHYKDIGEIYPTYKVLMSLCSTKRRAKVSKLIKSLMSKDYIEVKKIKGCNCYYFKKDYLLEDFQVTSNPNNRTENNPNNETRNNNRSSKNSYCECSKNETLKIQNKKIYINIINHWNSSGILEANIDRKTIDAIDIILKKYDFEEIIQGIDNYGIVYRSQHYYNYVWTLEGFLTKENGLSRFIRNGDIWTSYLFNSEKKKGYINIEDYID
- a CDS encoding DnaB-like helicase C-terminal domain-containing protein; the protein is MINKEERILEYINWLYSDYNDIGFKSDISKLDEVLGNFQKGRLITIFSRSGVGKSTLALQIALNMMINGNKIFFGSGEMSEKEVFSKMASSYCLIKYKDIIERNLDLEEKEKIKDFANEIINKDFYVSNKTNLREVVNEIKSYKKKFGLDVLFIDYVNKYVGGIEGNTLSEKIGVVTSVLKELALREDICVVLLAQANRLVDRNVSNSICEKISEADIQDSARIEQDSDQLIGLYRNKKLDNKMYRDEFRKSGKLNLNSKNSEVNPNCINAVILKNRHGEKGTKALAWSGEYSRIEDIHF